AGGTATCCTTGAGCACAACATAAATCGTGTCATACGGGCTCTGCGCGCCTTTGTTTGCCATGGAGGATGATGGCGCTCCGGCGACGCCAGCACAAAGGAGCAACGTGCAGGAAAGAAGTCTGATCGAACGTTTCATGATGGCTTTCTCCGTCTTTTCTAATCGCGACACGGTTCCTTGCGGATGCCCTGACTGTAGCGAAGGAAAGACCCGTCTGGCCAGACCGTTTGGACCGCGAGAACCAAGAAATCACTTATTTATCGGATCATTGGGCCAAACGCCCGCCGTCGCCAACTCGAGAACATTGTTGAAAGGATCGCGAAAATAGATGCTTTGGCCACCAAGAGGCCACCTCACCCGGCTCTCGATGTCCACCCCTGCATCCTGCACCTTTACGGTCCAGTCCGCGAGCGCATCCTGTTCGATTTTAAAAGCAAAATGCGATGGTCCATGGGAGCTGTGCCCGGGCACCTTTTGTCCGTTTATCAGCGCATCTTCATCACTCGCCCCGCGCAAACAGACAATCAAAACTTGTCCGGAAGCCACGTCATAGGCGTGGATGCGATCGCCCTCAATCATGCGCTCAAGCCCCAGAAAGCCATGATAGAAATCATAGGCCACTGCCAGATCATCCACATAGACCGGAGTTTCCAGAATACCTGTAATTCTGGTTGCCATCCTCTTCCCCCTGTTATCTGTCTTCGCAATCTGATTTACATCAGGCCGAACCAC
This genomic window from uncultured Cohaesibacter sp. contains:
- a CDS encoding VOC family protein; the encoded protein is MATRITGILETPVYVDDLAVAYDFYHGFLGLERMIEGDRIHAYDVASGQVLIVCLRGASDEDALINGQKVPGHSSHGPSHFAFKIEQDALADWTVKVQDAGVDIESRVRWPLGGQSIYFRDPFNNVLELATAGVWPNDPINK